The following is a genomic window from Chloroflexota bacterium.
GTCGAGGTCGGCGGGCCGCGCGGCGAGCGGACGATCCCCGCGGCCGGGTTCTGGCCCGACTATCGCCGTTCGGGGCTCGCCGCTGACGAGATCATCCTCCGGGTCCGGCTGCCGATCGTGCCCGGTCGGGAGACGCGGTTCCGCAAGGTCGGGACGCGTCGTGCGCAGGCGATCAGCAAGGTCGCCCTCGCGCTCTCCTGGACCGACTCGCCGGACGCGACGGGTGTCGGACCGCGGGTCTGGCGGGATGTCCGAGTCGCCCTCGCCTCCGTGGCACCGACGCCGATGCGGGCTCCCGCGACGGAGAGGATCCTCGAGGGCTCCCGGCCCACGCCGGAGACCGCGGATCGGGCATCCGTGGCGCTCGCCACCGAGATCGAGCCGATCGACGACGTCCGTTCGAGCGCCGCCTATCGACGGGCGGTCGCCGGCCGTGTCCTCCACCGCCTCATTCGCGAGGCCGGCGGATGGTGA
Proteins encoded in this region:
- a CDS encoding FAD binding domain-containing protein yields the protein MSTEPAAPLEPPVETPRTLAEAYALLAGAASDAPLRPLAGATDLLVQLTGRTAPPPARYLDLWRLAELRGIAVDRSARDALGRSDLVLGALTTYAEIRRSPLCREFAPALVEAAATVGAAQIQNRGTFGGNLANASPAGDTLPVALAMDAVVEVGGPRGERTIPAAGFWPDYRRSGLAADEIILRVRLPIVPGRETRFRKVGTRRAQAISKVALALSWTDSPDATGVGPRVWRDVRVALASVAPTPMRAPATERILEGSRPTPETADRASVALATEIEPIDDVRSSAAYRRAVAGRVLHRLIREAGGW